Sequence from the Guyparkeria hydrothermalis genome:
CAACGAAGGGTTTGCGCGAAACGTTGTCAGCTACGCCGGGCTGTACCGCAGCGTGTGTGAAAAGATCCGCCAGTTGAAGGATTCCGGTTCTTTCAAAATCGACGCCCCCCTCGTGGTGGAGCGAAAGGAAGGGAGTTTCTTTGTCAGGGAGGCCCAGAGCCCCACGGATAAAGCAGTGACGATCGAAAATCTCTAACCGGTAGATTCTATGTATTTTCTTGATTGCACTCTCCGTGACGGCGGCTACTACAACACCTGGGATTTCTCCACGGATGTGATCCATCAGTACCTCGATGCGATGCAGGCCGCCGGGGTCGACGTGGTGGAGCTGGGCTTCCGGTCGTTGAAGAACAACGGGTTCAAGGGCCCCTGCGCCTTCACGACCGACCACTTCATACAGAGCCTCTCGATTCCCGACGGGCTGGCCATCGCGGTCATGGTGAATGCGAGCGAACTGGTCGGTGACGTGCCCCAGGACGAAGCGCTGGAGCGGCTGTTCCCGGTCCCGGCGGACGAATCGCCGGTGAACCTGGTGCGCATCGCCTGCCACGTGCATGAATTCAAGGCAGCACTGCCGGCGGCTCGCTGGCTCAATGAGCGCGGGTACCGGGCCGCATTCAACCTGATGCAGGTCTCCGATCGCACCGAGGAAGAGATCAAGTCACTGGCTCGCGAAGCCAAGGAATATCCCCTCGAAGCGCTCTACTTCGCGGACAGCATGGGGAGCATGACCCCGGGGCAGACCGCGCAAATCATCGGCTGGTTGCGCAGCGAGTGGGGCGGAGACCTGGGTGTCCACACGCACGATAACCAGGGTCTGGCGCTCTCCAACACGCTCCGTGCCTTGGACGAGGGAGTGAACTGGGTCGACTCCACCGTGACCGGCATGGGCCGCGGCCCGGGCAATGCCCGCACGGAAGAACTGGCCGTCGAGATTGCCGAGCGGCGTGGCAAGTCCGCCAACATGGTGCCGCTGATGTCGCTGCTGCGCGAGTACTTCAAGCCGATGCAGCGCCAGTACGGCTGGGGCACCAATCCGTACTACTACCTGGCCGGCAAATACGGCATTCACCCCACCTATATCCAGGAGATGCTCAGCGACTCGCGGTACGAGGAAGAAGACGTGCTGGCGGTCATCGAGCACCTGCGCGTGGAAGGGGGCAAGAAGTTCAGCCTCAACACGCTGGACGCTGCGCGGCATTTTTACGCCGGGGAGCCGAAAGGCCAGTGGACGCCTCGCGAGCGCTTCGAGGGGCGAGACGTGCTGTTGCTCGGCACCGGGCCGGGCGTGACCCGCCATCGCGACGCCCTGGAGCGCCATATTCGCGAGCACCGGCCGCTGGTCATGGCCCTGAACACCCAGGGCGCGATTGATGCCGAGCTGATCGACCTGCGTGTGGCATGTCACCCGGTGCGCCTGCTGGCGGACTGTGATGCACATACCCAGCTGCCGCAGCCACTGATCACGCCGTATTCGATGCTGCCTGAAAACGTTCAGGCCTCCCTGCGCGAGAAGGACGTACTGGATTTCGGTCTCCAGGTGCAGACCGGCACGTTCGATTTCTCCGATACCTACTGCGTCGCGCCCACGTCACTGGTCATGGCCTACGCATTCGCCATCGCGGTCAGCGGGCAGGCGAACTGCATCTACATGGCCGGGTTCGACGGTTATGCGGGCGAAGACCCACGAAACGAAGAGATGAATCGGGTGGTCAAGCAGTACCACGCTTCCGATTCCACCGTTCCCCTCATTGCGGTTACGCCATCCCGCTATGACGTGGCCAAGAAGAGTATTCACGGACTCATCACATGACAGACAAAGTTACCTGCTTCCTGCCCTGCCGAGCGGGCAGCCAACGCGTCACGCGCAAGAACATCAAGCCCTTCGCCGGGTTCGAGTTCGGTCTGATCGAAGTGAAGCTTCGACAGCTGCTGGCTGCCGATGCGATCGATGAAGTGGTCCTGACCACCAACGATGACGACATTCTTGCCTTCGGCGAGTCGCTGAACGAACCGCGCCTGCGGTTGCACAAGCGCATCGAGGCCCTGTCATCGAGCAAGACCAGCACGGACCAGTTGGTCGGCCACGCGCTCGACCTGATTCCGGAGGGCCACATCCTCTGGACGCACGTGACGTCTCCCTTCATTACCGAAGAACACTACGACCGGATCATCCGGTCCTATCGGGACCAGCTGGAGCGGGGTTACGACTCGCTCATGACGACGACCTCGATTCACGGTTTTCTTTGGCAGTACGAAAGGCCCATCAATTACGACCGTGATGTCGAGAAATGGCCCCGGACCCAGACGTTGCCGGCCGTTCACGAGGTGAACAGCGGCGTCTTCCTGGCATCCGCGGACATTTATCGGGATCTCGCGGACCGGATCGGTGACAAGCCTTATCTGTATGAACTGGACAAATTTACCAGCCACGACATCGACTGGCCCGAAGACTTTGCGGTGGCCGAGTGTCTGGTGGAAAAAGATCTCATCAAAATTTAGTTACGGGTCTGAGGGCAATGGCATGAAGAAAGTGACTCTCCATATGGGGTTGTGGAAAACCGGCACCACCTTCCTGCAGAAGGCGGTGTTCCGCGAGACGGGCGTATGCGCCGGCATGCATATAACGCCGCACAAGCAGGAGCGTGAGTTTCAACGTCACTTCATGCACAGCTCACCGCTTTTCTGGGATACGAAAGGCGGGCGAGAACTCATCAAGCAGCTTTTCGTCGGCAAAAGCCTTTACACGGCCGAGAACCTGTATCGGGCCAAGATCTTCAAGAACAACGTGGATCGGGGCGTGGCGTCCGTCGAGCCCGATTCCTTCCTCCGCCACCTCGACGCCATCGGTGACGTGCTGGCGGAATTCGGCATGGACCTGCAGGTGCTGTTCTTTTTCCGAAGGCAGCCTGAGTGGCTTGCGTCGATGTACAGCGAAATGAGCCGGCCGTTGAACGCCGCAAGTCAAAAGGACTTCGACGAGCGCATCGAGCAGATGGTCAACAACCCGTACCAGCACGGAGACCACGTGATCAAGTATGACCTGCTCTACAAGAAGCTTTGCCAGAGTGTCGGGCGCCGCCGGGTGCTGGCGCTCCCGTACGAGGAGTTCATGACACCCGACAATCTCAACCGGATTCGTGAGTTCACCGGGATTCTGGAACTGGGCGAGGGTGTCGATCCCAACAAGCGGGTCAACAAGAAGTCATCCGGTGAACGGTCCTGGGGTCTGTGGGTCAAGGAAAAGGAGGAATTTGTCCCCGGGAAGCTGAAGCTGTCTCCCAAGACCGAAAAGATGATTCAGGACCACTACCGCCGTTCCAATCAGAATTTTTCCAAGATGCTGGATATTGATCTGGGTCAGTGGGGCTACTTTTGAGTAATTCGATGTCGTATTCAAAGTACCGGACGCTGGTGTTCGACTGCGATGGCGTCGTGTTGGACTCCAATCGCTGCAAGACCGACGCGTTTTATCAGGCCACGCTGCCTTACGGCGAGGCGGCCGCGCAGGCAATGGTCGACTATCACCGGGCCAATGGCGGGATATCGCGCTACACCAAGTTCGCCCGCTTTCTCGAGGAGATCGTCCCGCAGCACGCGGCAGGTGCTGACGGCCCCGATCTGGATGGGCTGCTGGAGAACTACGCCAGCGAGGTCCGCCAGGGGCTGATGCAATGCCAGGTGGCGCCCGGACTGCAAGCGTTGCGCGAGGAGACCCCCGACGCTCGCTGGCTGATCGTGTCCGGTGGCGATCAGAACGAACTGCGTGACGTATTTGCCGAACGCGGACTGTCAGAGCTGTTCGACGGTGGGATTTTCGGCAGCCCGGATACCAAGGACGAGATCCTCGCTCGCGAACTGGATACGCGTTTGATTCGGGAGCCGGCGCTGTTCCTGGGCGACAGCAAGTACGACCACGAGGCGGCCAGTGCCGCCGGTTTCGACTTCGTCTTCCTGAGTGGCTGGACCGAAGTGCCTGAATGGGAAGAGTGGGTTGCGTCCAACCAGATCACCACCCACGAAAATCTGGCCGAATTCGGCCGCGGTTAGCCGCTTGTGGTGGGTGAGAGGCGTCGCCCCTCGATTCAGGCCCCGTTATTTATTAAAGACACCATCGTTATCTGGGAGTTGTATTTTGCACGGCGAATCTAATGTTCAGGCGATTCTCGGGAAGAGTCAGATCGAATTCGGCACCAGTGGTGCACGCGGTCTGGTGGAGCAGTTCACCGACGAGGTCTGTGCGGCCTTCACGACCGCGTTTCTCGTCGTGATGCGGGAGCAGGCCGAGGTGACTCATGTGGCGATCGGCATGGACCGACGCCCGAGCAGCCCGGCGATGGCGGCCGCGTGCAGTGCGGCTGCCCGGGCTCTCGGTGTGAAGGTGGTCGATTACGGGGTGCTGCCCACCCCGGCGCTGGCGTTGCAGGCCATGGCCGATGGCGTGCCCGCGATCATGATCACCGGCAGTCATATCCCCTTCGATCGCAACGGCATCAAGTTCTACCGTCCGGAAGGCGAGATCACCAAGGCGGACGAACGGGCAATCATGAGTGTCGCGGCCGAATTGCCGGCGCTCGGTGAGAGCCTTCGGGAAACGGTCAGCGATGCTGCCAAGCAGCGCTACTTCTCCCGCTATGCCGAGTGGTTTCCGGGACAGCCGCTGTCCGGCCGGCGCATCGGTCTCTATCAGCACTCCGCGGCTGGGCGCGACCTTAGCCAGGAGGTGCTCGAGGGGCTGGGTGCCCAGGTGATTGCCCTCGGCCGGAGCGAGGAGTTCGTCCCGGTGGATACCGAGGCCGTCAGTGACGAGGATCGCGCGCTTGCCCGCGACTGGGCGGCCGAACATCAGCTCGATGCGCTCCTGACCACCGATGGCGACGGCGACCGTCCGCTGCTGGCCGATGAGCAGGGCGTGTGGTTGCGCGGCGATATCACCGGGCTGCTGTGTGCACGCGAGCTGGGTATTCAGGCCCTGGCCGTGCCGGTCAGCTGCAATACCGCGATCGAAGGCTGCAACGCATTCGATGAAGTCCTGCGGACCCGCATCGGGTCCCCCTACGTGCTGGCAGGCATGGAGGGCCTGGCCGGCAAGCACCTGCGGGTGGCTGGCTTCGAGGCAAACGGCGGATTTCTTCTGGGCACCCCGGTCGAGGAGGGCGATCGCCGCCTGGACCCTCTGCCCACGCGTGATGCGCTCCTGCCGGCCCTGACGCTGATGGTGGCGGCCGCTCGCGAGGACAAGCCGTTGTCGGCCCTGGTCGACGGCTTGCCGGCACGCTATACCGCCAGTGACCGTCTCAAGGCGTTTCCTACCGAACACAGCCAGGCGCTGCTGGCCGAGTGGCGTGCCGACCTGGCCGCCATGCAGCAGGCGTTGGGACTGGAGCCTGCCGTTTCCCGAATCGATGACACCGATGGCCTGCGTGCCGTCATGGCGAACGGGGAGGTCGTGCACCTGCGCCCGTCCGGTAACGCGCCGGAACTGCGTTGTTACGCCGAGTCGGATTGCCCCAACCGCGCCGAGGCCCTGGTCGCCAACGTACTGGAGAGGCTCGTACGGTAATGACACCGAAGCGCCGCA
This genomic interval carries:
- a CDS encoding aldolase catalytic domain-containing protein; protein product: MYFLDCTLRDGGYYNTWDFSTDVIHQYLDAMQAAGVDVVELGFRSLKNNGFKGPCAFTTDHFIQSLSIPDGLAIAVMVNASELVGDVPQDEALERLFPVPADESPVNLVRIACHVHEFKAALPAARWLNERGYRAAFNLMQVSDRTEEEIKSLAREAKEYPLEALYFADSMGSMTPGQTAQIIGWLRSEWGGDLGVHTHDNQGLALSNTLRALDEGVNWVDSTVTGMGRGPGNARTEELAVEIAERRGKSANMVPLMSLLREYFKPMQRQYGWGTNPYYYLAGKYGIHPTYIQEMLSDSRYEEEDVLAVIEHLRVEGGKKFSLNTLDAARHFYAGEPKGQWTPRERFEGRDVLLLGTGPGVTRHRDALERHIREHRPLVMALNTQGAIDAELIDLRVACHPVRLLADCDAHTQLPQPLITPYSMLPENVQASLREKDVLDFGLQVQTGTFDFSDTYCVAPTSLVMAYAFAIAVSGQANCIYMAGFDGYAGEDPRNEEMNRVVKQYHASDSTVPLIAVTPSRYDVAKKSIHGLIT
- a CDS encoding cytidylyltransferase domain-containing protein — protein: MTDKVTCFLPCRAGSQRVTRKNIKPFAGFEFGLIEVKLRQLLAADAIDEVVLTTNDDDILAFGESLNEPRLRLHKRIEALSSSKTSTDQLVGHALDLIPEGHILWTHVTSPFITEEHYDRIIRSYRDQLERGYDSLMTTTSIHGFLWQYERPINYDRDVEKWPRTQTLPAVHEVNSGVFLASADIYRDLADRIGDKPYLYELDKFTSHDIDWPEDFAVAECLVEKDLIKI
- a CDS encoding HAD family hydrolase codes for the protein MSYSKYRTLVFDCDGVVLDSNRCKTDAFYQATLPYGEAAAQAMVDYHRANGGISRYTKFARFLEEIVPQHAAGADGPDLDGLLENYASEVRQGLMQCQVAPGLQALREETPDARWLIVSGGDQNELRDVFAERGLSELFDGGIFGSPDTKDEILARELDTRLIREPALFLGDSKYDHEAASAAGFDFVFLSGWTEVPEWEEWVASNQITTHENLAEFGRG
- a CDS encoding phosphomannomutase; this translates as MHGESNVQAILGKSQIEFGTSGARGLVEQFTDEVCAAFTTAFLVVMREQAEVTHVAIGMDRRPSSPAMAAACSAAARALGVKVVDYGVLPTPALALQAMADGVPAIMITGSHIPFDRNGIKFYRPEGEITKADERAIMSVAAELPALGESLRETVSDAAKQRYFSRYAEWFPGQPLSGRRIGLYQHSAAGRDLSQEVLEGLGAQVIALGRSEEFVPVDTEAVSDEDRALARDWAAEHQLDALLTTDGDGDRPLLADEQGVWLRGDITGLLCARELGIQALAVPVSCNTAIEGCNAFDEVLRTRIGSPYVLAGMEGLAGKHLRVAGFEANGGFLLGTPVEEGDRRLDPLPTRDALLPALTLMVAAAREDKPLSALVDGLPARYTASDRLKAFPTEHSQALLAEWRADLAAMQQALGLEPAVSRIDDTDGLRAVMANGEVVHLRPSGNAPELRCYAESDCPNRAEALVANVLERLVR